The segment CCAAGGGATATTGAAGAATTAAAGTTATTACCAGGGGTAGGTCATAAAACGGCTAGTGTTGTAATTTCGCAAGCGTTCAAGATACCAGCCTTTCCTGTCGATACACATATACACAGATTAGCCCAGAGATGGAAAATTACATCTGGGAAAAGTGTTACACAAACTGAAAAAGATATGAAAAAGTTATTTCCTATAAATATATGGAATAAACTCCATCTCCAAATAATCTATTATGGGAGAGAATACTGCACAGCAAGATCGTGTTATGGTTTAGAGTGCCCAATTTGTACAGAACTATATCCTAAACGAAGGCAACCAATTAAAACACTTAAGGCTTAACCAAGAAATCTAACCTTTTAATTCAATTGTTACTATAATAAAAGAAATAGACTAATTCAATCAAGTTAATGAAAATAGCAATCAGTGGAGCATCGGGAAAAACTGGATATAGAATTGCGGAAGAAGCAATAAAGAATAATTACAAGGTTTTATTATTAATTAGAGCTGGATCTGTATTGCCAGAATCCCTGCTTTCAGAAGAGAAAGTAGAAATTTCAATCTTTTCGAAAGAATCATTAGATCAAGCTCTTCAAAATTGCGATTCACTCATTATCGCAACAGGTGCTAGACCTAGCATAGACCTTACCGGTCCATGCAAGATTGACGCTAGAGGGGTTTCAAATCAAGTAGAAAGTTGTAAAAGGGTAGGGATTAAGAGAATTATTTTGGTTAGCTCATTATGTACCGGAAGGTTAATACATCCTTTAAATCTCTTTGGATTCATCCTCTTGTTCAAAGCCATAGGAGAGAAAGCATTACAAAAGAGCGGATTAGACTGGACGATTATTAGGCCTGGAGGATTAAACGAACAAGAAGATAATTTAAAGAATCTATCAATTTTATATACTGAAGCAAATACTCAAGAAGAGGGATATATACCTAGGAGACTAGTTGCTAAGAGTTGTATAGAAGCACTAAAAACTCAGGAATCAATAAATCAAATTATTGAGATTACAAGCTCAAAGGATATAAAGAATATTTCAATGAAGCAGGCCATACAATCATTTCAAGGATAATATAAACAAG is part of the Prochlorococcus marinus str. MIT 0919 genome and harbors:
- the nth gene encoding endonuclease III, which gives rise to MRQEELSAVIIKRLDQFYPNPTIPLDHSNEFTLLIAVMLSAQSTDKKVNEVTKDLFCKYDSPEKMCRLSQIKIYEYIKQLGLAKQKAKYALELSKMIVKKYSGNVPRDIEELKLLPGVGHKTASVVISQAFKIPAFPVDTHIHRLAQRWKITSGKSVTQTEKDMKKLFPINIWNKLHLQIIYYGREYCTARSCYGLECPICTELYPKRRQPIKTLKA
- a CDS encoding SDR family oxidoreductase — protein: MKIAISGASGKTGYRIAEEAIKNNYKVLLLIRAGSVLPESLLSEEKVEISIFSKESLDQALQNCDSLIIATGARPSIDLTGPCKIDARGVSNQVESCKRVGIKRIILVSSLCTGRLIHPLNLFGFILLFKAIGEKALQKSGLDWTIIRPGGLNEQEDNLKNLSILYTEANTQEEGYIPRRLVAKSCIEALKTQESINQIIEITSSKDIKNISMKQAIQSFQG